In a genomic window of Cytobacillus sp. FSL H8-0458:
- a CDS encoding GerAB/ArcD/ProY family transporter, which yields MPKDKIDGIQLFCLMVLFMFGTAVFLDLGSGARQDAWIVTILSPIAGLAIFAVYYRLYRQHPDLPLTEYVKKILGKYLGSLISYMYIIYFIYIASRVLRDVEELLISSPYAKTSIITLGICMVFALVYAVHLGFEVFARAGIICFAVMTVTLLLILIFYVISDLIHLENLRPVLANGWKPVIREIFPVNMTVPYGELILFTMILPLMKRKTKILKTGSMAIAYVGIYLTLNTMLLICILGADLLERSAFPALAAVGYIQIGGFIQRLDPLIILLIVFLGFIKVGLFFYCAVIGMNNLFKMKPNVFTSYFMGGIICLSSIMIAPSYQTHLDEGLKVVPYLLHIAFQFAIPSALLVLAAIRRKWKQGKV from the coding sequence ATGCCAAAAGATAAGATTGATGGGATACAATTATTCTGTTTGATGGTCCTTTTTATGTTTGGGACAGCTGTGTTTCTGGATCTTGGAAGCGGAGCCCGCCAGGACGCATGGATCGTTACGATTCTTTCACCCATTGCAGGGCTGGCAATCTTTGCTGTTTACTATCGTCTTTACAGACAGCATCCGGATTTGCCGCTGACAGAGTACGTGAAAAAAATTTTAGGAAAATACCTGGGAAGCCTTATAAGCTATATGTACATCATCTATTTCATTTATATCGCGTCCAGGGTTTTGCGTGATGTAGAAGAATTGCTGATCAGTTCACCTTATGCCAAAACCTCCATTATTACGCTGGGCATCTGTATGGTTTTTGCATTGGTATATGCGGTCCATTTAGGTTTTGAGGTATTTGCAAGAGCAGGGATTATCTGCTTTGCCGTCATGACAGTCACTTTATTGCTAATCCTGATATTCTATGTGATCAGTGACTTGATTCACCTGGAAAATTTACGGCCTGTTTTGGCTAATGGGTGGAAGCCGGTCATCAGGGAGATTTTTCCGGTTAATATGACGGTTCCTTATGGAGAGTTGATTTTATTTACGATGATCCTTCCTTTAATGAAACGAAAGACAAAGATTTTGAAGACAGGAAGTATGGCAATTGCTTATGTTGGCATTTATTTAACCCTTAATACTATGCTCTTAATTTGTATTCTTGGTGCAGACCTCCTTGAGCGTTCGGCCTTCCCGGCACTGGCTGCTGTTGGCTATATTCAGATTGGGGGATTTATTCAGCGTCTGGATCCTCTTATCATCCTATTGATTGTATTTCTGGGGTTTATTAAAGTGGGCCTGTTCTTCTATTGTGCGGTAATCGGAATGAATAACCTTTTTAAAATGAAACCAAATGTATTTACATCCTATTTTATGGGCGGGATTATTTGTCTTTCTTCCATTATGATTGCACCAAGCTATCAAACACATCTGGATGAAGGATTAAAAGTAGTCCCTTATTTGCTGCATATTGCTTTCCAATTTGCCATTCCTTCCGCATTGCTCGTATTGGCAGCAATCCGGCGTAAATGGAAACAGGGAAAAGTGTAA
- a CDS encoding phosphoglycerate dehydrogenase, producing the protein MSTMTLDKVKTIKTLNAIAPSGLEVFNKDHFTIDNESGNPDAIVLRSFNMHSMEFGDQLKAIARAGAGVNNIPVEKCTEQGIVVFNTPGANANAVKEMVLTSLMASSRNLFAGIAWTKTLKDEGDQIPKLVEAGKKQFVGKEIKGKTLGVIGLGAIGALVANDALELDMDVVGFDPFISVDTAWNLSRNVQRAMSIEQVFAESDYITVHVPLTDDTREMFNEDAFGMMKKGVHILNFSRGELVNEANMAAALESGKVGKYITDFPNEHILKMKNTVAIPHLGASTKESEENCAVMAARQVKHFLETGNVKNSVNFPNAALPYTGKRRVTAFHKNIPNMVGQITLAISSYQLNIADMVNRSRGEYAYTMIDIDNKVNGDVIPGLLEQINQIEGIITSRII; encoded by the coding sequence GTGAGTACAATGACTTTAGACAAAGTGAAGACGATTAAAACACTGAATGCCATTGCGCCAAGCGGTCTTGAAGTATTTAACAAGGATCATTTTACAATTGATAATGAAAGCGGCAATCCGGATGCGATTGTTCTTCGCAGCTTTAATATGCATTCTATGGAATTTGGAGATCAATTAAAAGCAATCGCCCGTGCAGGTGCAGGTGTGAATAATATCCCGGTGGAGAAATGCACTGAGCAGGGAATTGTCGTGTTTAATACACCTGGCGCCAATGCGAATGCAGTAAAAGAAATGGTGCTTACCTCCTTAATGGCTTCATCCAGGAATCTTTTTGCCGGCATCGCCTGGACCAAAACGCTGAAAGATGAAGGAGACCAGATCCCTAAGCTTGTAGAAGCAGGGAAGAAGCAATTTGTCGGAAAAGAAATTAAGGGGAAAACGCTGGGGGTCATCGGTTTGGGAGCAATCGGGGCACTTGTGGCCAATGATGCACTTGAACTTGATATGGATGTCGTTGGCTTTGATCCATTTATTTCTGTCGACACGGCCTGGAACCTGTCCCGCAATGTTCAGCGTGCCATGAGCATCGAGCAGGTGTTTGCAGAATCTGACTATATCACTGTGCATGTTCCATTAACCGATGATACAAGGGAAATGTTCAATGAAGATGCGTTTGGCATGATGAAAAAGGGTGTTCACATCCTGAATTTCTCACGCGGAGAGCTTGTGAATGAAGCAAATATGGCAGCTGCCCTTGAAAGCGGAAAAGTGGGCAAGTATATTACAGACTTCCCAAATGAACATATCCTGAAAATGAAAAACACAGTGGCCATTCCGCACCTTGGCGCATCAACGAAGGAATCAGAGGAAAACTGCGCAGTCATGGCAGCACGCCAGGTGAAGCACTTCCTAGAAACAGGCAATGTCAAAAACTCAGTGAACTTCCCAAATGCAGCACTTCCTTACACAGGCAAGCGGCGTGTTACTGCTTTTCATAAAAACATCCCAAATATGGTCGGCCAGATTACACTTGCCATTTCAAGCTACCAGCTGAATATCGCAGACATGGTGAACCGAAGCCGCGGTGAATATGCGTACACCATGATCGATATCGATAACAAGGTGAATGGCGATGTGATTCCTGGACTGCTTGAGCAGATTAACCAGATTGAAGGTATTATTACGTCCCGGATTATATAA